The Acidimicrobiales bacterium genomic sequence AGACGAAATACCGCAGCCGGGTCTGAATCGTGGACACCCCTGGTGCCAAGATCTGTGAGAGAGCATCACGCACAGGCCCTAGACCTATCGGGTCCAATGTGCCGGGCTCGTCGAGTGCCCTCAATAGCGTCCCGACGCGTTCCGACGCAGCCGCATCAAAGTCGAGCCAGCCAAGCGACGACTGCGGGCGATAGTCAGCGACTGTCATGCGGTCAGCTCCGTCGAATGTTTGTCCGTCGGCAGTTTGCACCACTCAACTAGCGAACACAGGGTCGAGATCAATGTCATGTCGTCGATCGAGCGGCCGCGGCTGTCGAGCAGCGTTTCGGAGCACACTAGATACGCCAGACAGCGAGCCCGTGAAATCGCGACGTTAAGCCGGTTCCGCGAGAAGAGAAAACCGTATCCCCGGGGCATGTCTTCACTGGACGACGACGCCATGCTGAAGAACACGACCGCGGCCTCGCGGCCTTGAAAGCGATCTACCGTGCCTGCCTCGACATCGCGGGTCGCTGAGTTCGCCCTCAGGCGGTTCTGAATGCACCGAACCTGGTCGTTGTATGGCGCAACCACCATGAAGTCTCCCGCACCAAGCGGGCGAGTCACATTCTTGGAGTCGACCCAGTCGGTGCCGATCAACGCGGCGATCTGCTCGGCGATCAGCTCTGCCTCAAGCTCGCTCTCAGTCGAACACCCCTCGTGGTCAGCCCGAAGCCAGCGAAGGCCCGTGCCAAGCGCGGTCTTTTGGCGGGCGCACTCAGAGTTGCTCGACAGGCGCCCCTCATAGATCTGGTGGGAGATGAATTCGCAGACACTGGGATGCATCCGCCGGGTCTCAGCGAGGAACACGCCCCTGTCCGGCGGGATTGTTACGTTGTCTCCGAGGACGTGTTCGAGAACGCTTGAGCCGCTGCTCGCCGGATGCGAGGCCTGTGAAACCTGCGGCAGCTGGAGTGGATCTCCCAAGAGAACGAGATTCTTCGCAGAACGGCAAGCAGCCAGTGCATCAGCAAGAGACAACTGGCCCGCCTCATCGATGATGAGCACGTCGACGGGGTTCTCAGCCATGTCGGCGTTGGCGAACAGCCATGTCGTGCCCGCCACAAGGTTGTAGCCATCTTTCGCAGCTGCGGGGTTGGTGCCGGCATACGAAACACCGGGCAGCCCACCGCTGCGGGGCTCCTCGCCACGTCGCACGGCCTTGAGACCGACATCGTCCTCCTGGCTGAACACGTCGACGATCTCGGCGAGCAGGTTGTCGATGGCGCTGTGGCTAAACGCCGTGATGCCGACCCGCTGTCCGGCCTGTATCAGCGAATGCACCATGCGCGCACCGCGCCAGGTCTTCCCGGTTCCAGGGGGACCCTGAACAGCCACGAAGCTCTGATCGAGATGGCGCACCCAGTCCACCATCTCTTCAACCGAGTCGGGAACCACCTTGCCCGTCAAACCGCACTCCGCCACGAAACGGGGCTTGTCTCGGCGCAATAACGCCATCGCCACTTCACTTGGCTCGCCATGAGTCTCAGGGTCGAGCACAGCGGACGCGAGCTCGTTCAGGGCGTCGGGCTTTGGATTCGGCCTGACCCAGTTAAAGAAGGCCATCCGAGTTGGAACGGGCAACGGGTCATCGGGGTCGTCTTTCCACAGCAGCTCTACTAACCGTTGGCCGCGGTCGAACGAGTGCACACTTTTGAACTTGTAGCCCTCGTTGGAAACAAGGAGGACCCGGGGTTCGGGCGGCCGGTCTGGATACGGGGCGTCCAGCTCTTGAGGTGGCCAGGTGAACTGAAGTGCTGGCGTGAGCGGCCTGTCGTTCTTTCCAAACCGAGGCTGCAGGCCGAGGCACTCGAGATCGACCAACACCGACGGGTGTTCGAGCGCCGCTTGTGAGTCTCCGGCGAGAGCAACCAGCTTTGGGGCAAGATTGGCCAGGTACTCACGCTGCCAATACCCGAGGACATGGCCCAGCAGTCTCTCGGGCGAGTCCTCGTCGAAGCCCAGCAGGCGGCTGACCATCTCGTCGAGCTCGGGAATGTCGCTATCGGGGGTCAGGTATGCGTCGCGCCATTCGATGTCGGTCGCTCGTTGCACGACAAGCCAGTCGCGCAACGCCATCGTTGCCCGAACGTCGTCTTCGTTGTACGAAGCGATCGCCTCGAGGCGCGCTGGGTCACCATCGATGGTGAAGGCGTCGTACTCGACTACGGCTCCGGCACCACGGTCGATCTCGTGGCCACGCTCGTACCCGGCGAGACGCTCCATGTGCTTCAACCCGTAAGACTCGACACCCACCTGGTACGAGTTCGTTACAACCGGCAGCAAGTCGACGAAACACCCGGTGTCGATCAGCTTGCGAAGCTCAAGCATCCTGACCCCGTACTTCATGGTCAGCGCCTCGAGCGTCGACCGTTCGGTGTGGTTGTAGTGGTACACGTGCATGCCCGGGTAGGCCTCACGACGGCCACCGATCAAGTCGATGAGCTTCGCTACCGCCTCGGATTCCTCGGCCTCGTCGTGGGCCCAGATCTCCTCGAAGGTCCAGGTGCCAGATCGCCGCACCAGGTATCCGAACAGGAAGATCAGACCGGTCGCCGGCTTCCAGAACGGGTGGCCCTCGAAATCGAGGAAGATGTCGCCCTCGTCCGGTAGTGGCAGCAGCTCCTGACCGCGACCCCACAGGGGGTCCTCGCTCGCGGCGATCGGCCGGAAGGGCGGCACTTCAGCATCCGACGTTCGTGCCTCGACCTGGAGTGAAGCCTGATCGACCAGGCGTTCGAGACGAACCGCCGGGATGGACTCGACGGTTGGACCTGCGGCGAGCTCCGCCATGGTTGCTATGCCAGACGTCTCTAGCTCGGCTCGATCGGCTGAGCCCAGGCGAGAGACGTAGACCAGTGAGTCTTTGGCTCGCCACTCAGCGTCGCACACGCCCTGGTACTCGCAGAAGTCGCAGTGGTAGCAAGGGACAGGTGTGGTCTCGTCTTCCTGCTCCGAGTCCATGACCCGCCGAAGCTGGTGCCGCAATCGCCGCCAGTAGGCGCCTACATCGTCGGCGCGAACCGACTCTGTCTGGCCCGAGCCAAGCCACACGTGGAGGTTCTCCGGGCGCAGACCCGTTGCAGCCTCAATGGCCTCGGCGTAGAAGCAGAGCTGCAGTATGTGCCCGGGCTTCGCTTCACTTCGGGCGAGCTTGGCGTCGACCGGCTCATACGTGAAGCCGTCTTCGTAGTCGACCCGTACAAGGAAGTCTGCGACTCCCCGGATTCCGTCGTGAACGAACGGCATCTGGTAGATGACGTCGTGGCCTTCGGCGAGAACATCGCACACATGATCAACCCAGGCAGCGAACGTCTCTCGCTCTCGGCGGTCAGGGACCTCGAATACGGTCCTGGTCTGCCGGTAGTGCTGTAGGCATTCGTTCTCGTGCGCCAGGCCCTTATCGACCAGCATTTGCGCCATCGAACCGAACCCACCCGCCTCGAAGTCCAGTTGTCCGGCCTCGTCGAGTCGCGACAGCGTCAGGTAATGGGCGCAGTCGAGCCACGCTGTGATCTTCGTTGGAGTTAGAAGTCGCTGCTTCGCCACCGTCACCTCCTCGGGCGATCGTAGTCAGCTAGCCCATATGCCCTCGACGTGACAACCTTGGGGGGCTGGCTTCGCGTGTGTCACGGCCATCGGTCATGTAGAGCGCAGCGCACTTGGTTCGGAGGGAACAGGGATGACAAGCAGCGGGACTGGCGAAGTCCTCTTCCTCGTCAAGTCATCTCGAGTGCGCGAGTACCACCAGCAGAACCTGGCGATCCTGGCCGCCCCCGACGGGGCAAACTTCGAGATCTCCTATAACCGACGATGGATCCAGCCTGGTCTGGCTGTGGCAGTCGGAGACGGCGCTTGCATTGTGTTCGCCGACTCGCCATATCGAGACTTCGAGCCGATCCGCTGGGCTGTCGTCGAGCGGGTTGACGAATCGGCCGAGAAGATCACCCTGGGCATCCGGGTCGGGTCCTTCACCCTCGGCACAGAACGACTCACCGAACAATGGAGAGCCGACGCCGACGCCGACTACGACGCCGGCCGCAAGGAAACAGACAAGACCCGGCCCTACTTCCTCTTCTCCGAACCAAACCCTGGCCTCCGCAACCCAAACGGTTGGGACGAGGCATCGGCCGCCTGGCGTGACGTGCGTAGCCGCCTCGACCGGAACGGCTTTTTCGACGGCTCGCGCTTCGCTCGACTCTCCAGGGTTGAAACAGTCGAAGGTCTTCCGATCGAACCAGGAGGGACCGTTCAGGTAGGCACTCGGTTGTTCGCCCACCTCGACATCGCCGCCGCAGCAAAGCCAGAGGCCATTGTCATCGAATCCACACCGAGTGGATGGGCGCAGCTTGATGGAGAGATCACCATCAACGACGACTCTGCGAGAGTTCCTTTGCAGGTGCTCGCATCAGGCAACGGAACCCTTCGTCTGAACCTCATGCCCGAGCCGATGCGCTCGTGCCGACCGGCCATCACCCTCAACGCAATCTCCGATGTCGCTACGTCAACCGCTTCGTCGCCTTCCTCCGTCGACGCCGCAAGTGTTCACCGTTTGGTAACAGCCCTCGAACGAACTTCGGCACTTGCAGATGATGCATGGATCGACATCCTGCAACAGCACCTCATCCCTATGGGCGGAGAGGATGATCGCCTACTACTCAACCTTGCGGAACGGTGTTACAACGCCGGCAGGCTCGAAGAGACGATCGCATCAGTCGCGAAGATGAGCCAGGCGACTCCGAGGTCCGAGCTTCTGCACCTTGCCGCGTCAGCACGCCTTGGAAGCTCGACGATCGACGGTTCAGCATTCGGGCGAGTACCGCTCGAGGACCACGCTTCGCTGAGCCTGCTCATCAGCGCGTTGGCAGCTTCGCCGAGCGCCGTCGTGCACGAACTCGCACCCGAATTGTGGTCGAACCACCTCGGCCTGGAACGCGTCGCCGATCTAATCGACGCTGTATGGGGTCGAATCGACGACGCGTCAATCGCTGCGCATGCTGCCGAGCTACGTGGGTACAGCGACATGGCGGCAGCGCGGCGGCTCATCACGACCCGGTGGCCGGACCCCGAAACGATCGAGAACGCACCACTGCGCACCCTCATCGAAGACCTCGGGCTGACCGACGAGACGGCTCCCTACCTCCACAGGTGGATCCGGGTACTGGCAAGCCGACACGACTGGACCTCTCTCGCGGACCAGGCACCGCGAGTTCGCGACCTTGCCCCAGCGGTTCAACCTTCGCTGCTGTCTGCCATTGCGACCGACCTGTTGACCTCCGGCGACACCGATGCCGAGGGCGTCGGCTTCTCGCTGATCTGCGAAGCGCTGGATGTGGCAGCTCGATCTGGACAGCCCGACATCGCGTTGGACCTCGCCGATTCGATACGGGGAGCGTGCCTCGGGCACGAGGAGAGGTCGCGAACTGTCGCAACCCTGCTGGATCAGATCGAGCGGGTGTTCGAAGACTCCGACGCGCTGTCGGACTGGCGGGCGATGCAGCGCGACCGGAGTATCTCGACCATAGGAAAGACATTTGTGAACCGCACCCTTCGTTTGGTGGGCGACATCGAACGTCCGTGGGAGGACTCCCTCTGCTCGAGATTGGGCCTAAAGCGCGTAGTGCGGCACGAATCCGAGAAGAGCAAGTCGGCCAACACCGATTGGCTGAACGCCATCGACCCCGAAGACGACATCGTTCTGATCGTCTACGGGAGGATCGGGCACGCTCTATCCACACCGCTGATCACTCACTGCCGGATAACAGGTGTCCAGCACGGCTATGCCGAGTTGGGAGAACGAGGCGTCATAGCCGCCCTCGCGACGCTGGCTCAGCGAGCCTGACCCGACATGGAACTCCGCTGGAGCTCGCTGCACGAGCGCTGGATCACCGACAAGAAGGGGTATCGGTAGTCATGGGAACCTCTGAAGCATACGAGTGCTCCAGTTGCGGCTATCAGTCCGGGATGCTGCTGGTTGGTGTCGGGATGATGGCCTCCGAGGCGGTGCCCGTCTCGTGTCGTGGCTGCAAGAGCATCTTCACCGTCGATAGGCGCTACGAGGACTTCGAGCCGTTGGGCGACGTCGAGATCAGCGAGCCGGGCGATCCTTGTCCCGACTGCGGGGGCGAGTTGGTTGATCTCCGACACCCAGACTCCGGTGCAACCGAGGCGACGGCGTGGGACTGCCCAGCGTGTGGCGCGCACTCGGTTCACCTCGATCCACACGGCTACTCGGTTCTTTGGGATTAGGCATGGGTTGGAGCGGGATTGAGGCCATTCGAATGTTGCCGGGCGAGACGAGGCATAACGCGGTCGAGCGGGCGTATGACGATGGCTGGACGTTGACCACTGGGGATGACGGCACGCCGGTAATGATCCCGAACGGAGGCGACGAGCGGGACACGACCTACGTATCGCGGAACGATCGCCAATGGATGCTCGACGCCCTGGGGATCATGCAGAAGATGCAACCCGGTTGGACGCTCGTGAGCGAACACCAAGAACCAGGCCGACGATGGCCTTGGGCGCAATCTTTCAGTCACCCGACCGCGTCAATGTTCTTCGAGGTCGACACCCAGGCCGCCACCTTCAAATGGGTTCAGGGCACCGATGACGACGACATCACATGGCGATTCTGGTGGAGGGTACTGAAGCGCTTCGCCGCCTACCCGTGCGCCATCTTCCACCCAGACGAGTACGAACTCATCGCCACCTCCCTATCGGCCACGCAGGCCTCCGATCGCTACCGCTGGTTTTGAGAAGAGCGCCGCGAAGCCGCTACGACCGTACGAGGCGATGCGAGCGACGCCTGACCCTTTGACAGCGACTAGGTCGTGGTAGTCATTTCGGTATGGCCGGCCACCTGTTCGTCACCCGTGGCGATCTTCTCGCCCTGACATGCGACGCCATCCTGGTTCCCTGCGGAGGCGGGCCAACCCACTCTCCCGGCTACCTGGTTCGCCCGTGGAACCGCATGAACCTGCCCCTGCGCGACGGACACCTGGTAGATCCGCCCGACGGCGACCGACGTGTGGTCTTAGTTCGCGATGGATCCGACACCGAACCGGCGGTCTGGGCCGGGCACACAGGGGAAGGCCGAAAGCCGCCGTGGTGGTATGCCGAGGCGGCGAGGCTGTACCTCCGCCAGTCGGCCGAACACCACTCTCGCCTGACAACCAGACCAATCGGCGACCACCGTCCGCTCGTTGCCATGCCGTTCGTTGGGGCAGGTGCAGGCGGCATGTCACATCGCAAAGGCGAGGTCGTCAAGGCGATCGTCCATGCGTTACTCGATGAACTGCAAAGCGTCGATGCTGACATCGTTCTGGTACTTGCCGACGACGCCTCCTATTCGGCCGCCCAGGAGGCGCGACGGCGCTACATGCCGGACTGGCCCGAACTCGACGAACTACAGATGCGACGGGCAGACGAACTCGCCTCGAAGGCCCGCGCAGGGAGGCTGGTGCTGTTCCTCGGTGCCGGGGTCAGCATGGGCGCTGGGCTGCCTTCGTGGAGGCAGATGCTTCTCGATCTCGGCAGCCTCGCCGGTTTGACCGAGGCTGAAATCAGCGAACTCGACACCCTCGACCCTCGGGACGCAGGCGCGGTTCTCAGTGGACGAATCGGCGAGAAGAGGCTGCGCTGGGCGATTGAAGAGAGTGTGGGCTCCGAACATCTGTCGCTGATGCACCAGATTCTGGCGTCGCTTCCCGTCGCCGAGGCGATGACTACTAACTACGACACCATGTTCGAGCGCGCATGGCGCGACACAGGCCGCAAGCCCTCGGTACTGCCGCAGGATGGAACAGCGACAGGGGAGCACTGGCTGTTGAAGCTCCACGGATCGCTCGACGATCACAAGCGGCCACTGGTCTTGTCCCGAAGCGACTACCTGCGCTTCGAGGACTCGAGCCAGGCACTGGCGGGACTGGTCCACGCCATGTTGCTGACCCGTCACCTTCTCTTCGTCGGATACTCGCTGTCGGACGACAATTTCCACCGGATCGTGCACCAAGTGCAGGCGACACTCTCCGAATCACGGGCCGCCGGTGATGACACGACACCCTTCGGAACCGTCCTGACCAGCGAAAGGCCCCGACTAGTCCATGAGGTGTGGCATGGCGACATCCAGTTCTTATCGACTGTCGGCGGCGCCTCATCCACCCCCGTCAGGCGTCTGGCGATCTTGCTCGACTACTTGGCCGCGGCAACCTCCGCCCGAGCCGAGCACCTGATGGACCCAACGTTCGACGCGGTCTTCACAGCTGACGAACGAGCGCTTCGAGACAAGCTCGACGAGGTGATGGCGGCTTCGCGCGCCAACGGCGTTCGGCTCGGGATACGAGAAGCCGTCGATGAAGCACTCTCTCGCTTCCGTGGATCGCCCGGCCCCTGATACCGCGAGCCTCGGGCATCGACCGCCGGGTCGGACCGAACGAATCAACCTAGGGCGGCGTCGTAGCGCCAGGCCAGAGCTCCTATCTCTTCGCTGAGTTCCAGGTTGGGCAGGTCGAACTCGTCCAGCCACCCAGTGCCGTAAGCGGCTCCGACTATCTGTCCGGCGATGGACGCAGTGCTATCGGTGTCGCCGTCATGATTGGCCGCAACCCGAACTGCCTGCGCTGGATCGTCGCGGTGTCTCACAACCGACCAGACCGCGATGGCAAGAGCCTCTTCACCCACCCAGCCCTCACCGAGCTCCGACGGCGTCGGTGGGCCGGAGAACTCGCAGGCCGCCAGCATCGCGGCGGTTCGCAACATGGCCAAGACCTCTCCAGCGGCCGGATCCCTGGCGAGCCTGTCGATGGTTGACGAGACGGCGTCAGTGGTCGACGCGCCGTCCTTGATGGCGTCGATCAGGAACGACAGCGCTCCCGCCGACGTCTTCCCCGATGGGTGGCCGTGAGTTAGACCGGCCGCAAGGCAACCCAGCTCATACGAGCCGTCACCAAGGAATCCGATCGGCGCCGTCCGCATGACTCCACCGCATCCCTTGCTGTTGTTGGCCGCCTGCGTGCCTACGACGGTCGCCTCGCGGAGAGCCGACAGGCACGTGTTGCCGGGGGCTCGTCGAGACCAAAGCCCGCTGATCTCGATCAGATGCCCCGACAGCTCGACGTCGATCGCTCCGCTCACCCCCTGTGTCGTCAGCCACCGCAGGTAGGCGAGGTGCAGTTCGACCGCCAGCGCTTCGTTGGAGACAGGAAGATGACCGTCGGAGGACTCGATCGCCCGAACGATCGCCTCGACCGTGAACAAGGTCATCTGGGTGTCGTCGGTGATTGCGCCAACGCGCCCGTAGGACTCGTCGAAGTCGGCGATCCCTTCTGGTCCGTATTGATCAGCGATCTGAGACCACCGCTTGAACTCGGTGGGAGAGCCCAAGGCGTCACCAACCGCTCCGCCGAGAAGGCATCCACGGATTCGTTCGATTCGTTCCATTTCAGCTTTGGCCTCCAGCTTCGCAAAGACTCTTAGCACTTCGAAGTGACAAGCCAAATCCTTCGTAGCTCAGTTTGACTGACCGCGGAGCGTCGGCTCGACATGGCGATGCCTAGAGCACTTAGATGAGGTCCACGTATGGTGCCAAACCGATCCACGAACCTCCGAGTGCCCGTCGAGCTTCGCGACGAGATCGCTCGCATCGCCGAACACCGCGGGACGACGCTGGTCGAAGTGGTGACTGAGGCTGTTCGTAGGCTCGGCCGGGACGACTGGTGGAACGACCTTCACTCGAACCTCGACGCAATGCCAGATGCGGCCAGCATCCACTACGCAGCCGAAACAGACCGACTCGACGGCACCACGTCAGACGGAATGAACAGGTGAGCCAGCTCTCGCCGGCCGAAGTCCTTCGCCCCGCCGACAACGCGCAGATGGCCCGGGGCGTCACACCCCGGGCCATCCTCGGCTAGAACGGCCAGCCTGCGTCACGTCCATCCTCGAGCGTGCGCATCAAGGTGAACGTGGCGTCGCTGAACCCGGCCAGCGCATAACGACCAGCCTCGCCGGTGCGCAGTGACCTGATCGCATAGCCACCCAGGTCCACGGTGTAGATCAGGGGGACCTTGCGAAGGTCGACACGACCCGAGTCGTGCTGCTGGTCGTCGGTGAACATCACGACACGGTCGTGACGCCGCCTGTTGTACTGGTGGGCGATGGCGGTGTGGCCATACGTGGCGTGCCCGACGTGGCCGATCATGGCGACCAGATCGTTCACGACACCCAAGACCGACGCACCCCTGCGGATGCGCACCGCCCTGTTCGTCGCACCGAAGATCGCCACATTGACATCGGCGCCCTTCGTCGCGGTCACCGCTGCCATGACAGCGGCAACTTCGACACGGGTCACCTTCGACCGGGCCGAAACCGGCGCCTGCATCGAGCCCGACATGTCGATCAACACCAGGGTGCGATCGAGCACGGGCACGTTGGACGTGGTCAGCTCGAGCGTGATGCCCAGCGCCCGCTTCCAGTTGTCTGACGGCGCGTTCTTGTACGCCGCCCACACCTGGTACGGGAACAGCCTGGCCCGCTCGACCTCGACGGGGTCGGTGATCCTGGAGATGACGGTGTCTACCGCCTCTGCCGAAATCGCCTGCTCGTCGAAGTTCCGCAGGTTACTGATGAGGGCCATGACACCCATCGAGGGCAGCACGGCCTCCCACGCCTCGGCGTCCATGCCGCCGGGCACCCAGCCCGACAGACGCTCCCAGCTGACGCCCGCACGGGCGAGCGCCTCGGCACCGTGCACTCGCAGATAGTCACGACGCTCGTCGGGCGGCACCGCCTCGACCGCCTCGGCGGCAGCCAGCATCGGCAACACGTCGGGGTCGGCCTTGGCGTCACCATGGTGACGGCTGTCGAGCAACCAGCGATACAAGGCAGCCTGCCGCTGGTCGCGCGCCTTGGGGTGCGTCAACTCGATGACGTCGGCCATACGAACCGCACGGCTCTGGCCGTCGTAACGCAGCGCAGCCCGCTCGGTGTACAGACGCTGCACGGCATCTGCCACACCACGCTTCACCGCCATCTTCATCGAGCGGCCA encodes the following:
- a CDS encoding TM0106 family RecB-like putative nuclease, with amino-acid sequence MAQMLVDKGLAHENECLQHYRQTRTVFEVPDRRERETFAAWVDHVCDVLAEGHDVIYQMPFVHDGIRGVADFLVRVDYEDGFTYEPVDAKLARSEAKPGHILQLCFYAEAIEAATGLRPENLHVWLGSGQTESVRADDVGAYWRRLRHQLRRVMDSEQEDETTPVPCYHCDFCEYQGVCDAEWRAKDSLVYVSRLGSADRAELETSGIATMAELAAGPTVESIPAVRLERLVDQASLQVEARTSDAEVPPFRPIAASEDPLWGRGQELLPLPDEGDIFLDFEGHPFWKPATGLIFLFGYLVRRSGTWTFEEIWAHDEAEESEAVAKLIDLIGGRREAYPGMHVYHYNHTERSTLEALTMKYGVRMLELRKLIDTGCFVDLLPVVTNSYQVGVESYGLKHMERLAGYERGHEIDRGAGAVVEYDAFTIDGDPARLEAIASYNEDDVRATMALRDWLVVQRATDIEWRDAYLTPDSDIPELDEMVSRLLGFDEDSPERLLGHVLGYWQREYLANLAPKLVALAGDSQAALEHPSVLVDLECLGLQPRFGKNDRPLTPALQFTWPPQELDAPYPDRPPEPRVLLVSNEGYKFKSVHSFDRGQRLVELLWKDDPDDPLPVPTRMAFFNWVRPNPKPDALNELASAVLDPETHGEPSEVAMALLRRDKPRFVAECGLTGKVVPDSVEEMVDWVRHLDQSFVAVQGPPGTGKTWRGARMVHSLIQAGQRVGITAFSHSAIDNLLAEIVDVFSQEDDVGLKAVRRGEEPRSGGLPGVSYAGTNPAAAKDGYNLVAGTTWLFANADMAENPVDVLIIDEAGQLSLADALAACRSAKNLVLLGDPLQLPQVSQASHPASSGSSVLEHVLGDNVTIPPDRGVFLAETRRMHPSVCEFISHQIYEGRLSSNSECARQKTALGTGLRWLRADHEGCSTESELEAELIAEQIAALIGTDWVDSKNVTRPLGAGDFMVVAPYNDQVRCIQNRLRANSATRDVEAGTVDRFQGREAAVVFFSMASSSSEDMPRGYGFLFSRNRLNVAISRARCLAYLVCSETLLDSRGRSIDDMTLISTLCSLVEWCKLPTDKHSTELTA
- a CDS encoding TROVE domain-containing protein, with protein sequence MAKFSGRIKTPMPRAALTTINQRARTFEGGQGWVADPETELFLLAATMMAGEGSFYEPAEVRDVRFVQLVHRLTATNPAFVAGLAAYLRTELKIRSASIMLAAEYVAAGGEGGRAVVNSVLQRGDEPAEMVAYWLGRYGRSMKMAVKRGVADAVQRLYTERAALRYDGQSRAVRMADVIELTHPKARDQRQAALYRWLLDSRHHGDAKADPDVLPMLAAAEAVEAVPPDERRDYLRVHGAEALARAGVSWERLSGWVPGGMDAEAWEAVLPSMGVMALISNLRNFDEQAISAEAVDTVISRITDPVEVERARLFPYQVWAAYKNAPSDNWKRALGITLELTTSNVPVLDRTLVLIDMSGSMQAPVSARSKVTRVEVAAVMAAVTATKGADVNVAIFGATNRAVRIRRGASVLGVVNDLVAMIGHVGHATYGHTAIAHQYNRRRHDRVVMFTDDQQHDSGRVDLRKVPLIYTVDLGGYAIRSLRTGEAGRYALAGFSDATFTLMRTLEDGRDAGWPF
- a CDS encoding SIR2 family protein, whose protein sequence is MAGHLFVTRGDLLALTCDAILVPCGGGPTHSPGYLVRPWNRMNLPLRDGHLVDPPDGDRRVVLVRDGSDTEPAVWAGHTGEGRKPPWWYAEAARLYLRQSAEHHSRLTTRPIGDHRPLVAMPFVGAGAGGMSHRKGEVVKAIVHALLDELQSVDADIVLVLADDASYSAAQEARRRYMPDWPELDELQMRRADELASKARAGRLVLFLGAGVSMGAGLPSWRQMLLDLGSLAGLTEAEISELDTLDPRDAGAVLSGRIGEKRLRWAIEESVGSEHLSLMHQILASLPVAEAMTTNYDTMFERAWRDTGRKPSVLPQDGTATGEHWLLKLHGSLDDHKRPLVLSRSDYLRFEDSSQALAGLVHAMLLTRHLLFVGYSLSDDNFHRIVHQVQATLSESRAAGDDTTPFGTVLTSERPRLVHEVWHGDIQFLSTVGGASSTPVRRLAILLDYLAAATSARAEHLMDPTFDAVFTADERALRDKLDEVMAASRANGVRLGIREAVDEALSRFRGSPGP
- a CDS encoding ADP-ribosylglycohydrolase family protein, whose translation is MERIERIRGCLLGGAVGDALGSPTEFKRWSQIADQYGPEGIADFDESYGRVGAITDDTQMTLFTVEAIVRAIESSDGHLPVSNEALAVELHLAYLRWLTTQGVSGAIDVELSGHLIEISGLWSRRAPGNTCLSALREATVVGTQAANNSKGCGGVMRTAPIGFLGDGSYELGCLAAGLTHGHPSGKTSAGALSFLIDAIKDGASTTDAVSSTIDRLARDPAAGEVLAMLRTAAMLAACEFSGPPTPSELGEGWVGEEALAIAVWSVVRHRDDPAQAVRVAANHDGDTDSTASIAGQIVGAAYGTGWLDEFDLPNLELSEEIGALAWRYDAALG